A segment of the Zingiber officinale cultivar Zhangliang chromosome 8B, Zo_v1.1, whole genome shotgun sequence genome:
GGTACCATATGCAGCTTGCTCCGTCGAGTTTCATCCGTGCGCGGCTTTCCGATGCGTTGGAGCACTTGGGGGTTTTACGGGCCGCGGCGAATCACAGGGAGGAGGCGAGCTTGatggcgtcggcgttgaggggCCGTGGTTCTGGCCGTATGATCGGGGAGTCCGTGGTTTCTAGTGGTAGCGAAGGTGAGGTGGCGATTCGAATTATTGGCGTGGGAGATCAGGAGAGTCTGCGGGCGGGGGCGAGCGCGGGGACTGGGAGAGATGGGGATTCCGGTGGTCCAGGTGCTCCCAGTGAATCGATTTCTtctttgtcgaggagtcaagtaGGAGATGAACGGAGTGGCGATGAGGTTGGTGAGTCGGCGTCGTCAGCATCTTCATCGACGGCGTCGGTGACCACCGCTGGTAGCAGCGCGGACGAAGCGGCAAACGCCACAGGAGGAAGTAGTGGAGACTCGGTGCACCAGAGATATGATATACAGCAAATAGCAAGGTGGACCGAACAGATACTGCCATTCTCCTTGTTGCTTTTGGTGGTTTTCATCAGACAGCATTTGCAAGGTGTGACTATATGGGTATCAACTGTTCATTTTCCCCCCATTCATTGTGATGTCCATGAGTACAATATGTGATTGAGCCTTATCCATTTCTTAAGCTTATGTGCTATCttctaaaatttgaaacaacTTATCAAAGAAATGCCATGCTGCTATTGATTATGTGACATTATTAATTGGCTGCTAGAGGTTTCTTTGGGTACATCAGGAGTGATAGAAATTTCTGTCATTCTCTTTTCTTTTGTCTGGGTAATTCATTCAGATGATAAGTTTGGGAAAATCACATGCTAAAATTTTGGGTACACAAAATgatattatcatgcttatcaaaTTTTCATTCTTTTAATGATATTATTTGGGCAAGTCATCTGCTCACTTGGAGACGGTCTTTTATTGGAGTTTGAATCCAATATTTACATGCTGTAGTCTGGTATCTTACCTTTATATCTACTCCTTATATAATAAACTTCATTGAAATAAACTATTCGTGTTTTTCAGCATGGATAAAagattatattttatataatttcccCTTTGTGATATTTTGTGCAACCTGACAGGATTCTTCGTAACTATTTGGATTGCTGCAGTGATGTTCAAGTCTAATGATATTCTGAGGAAACAGACTGCTTTAAAGGTCTGTATCCCTAATCCACATTTTATCTCTTTCAATGTGCAACCTACTCTGGATATATGAAAATTGTTGTTAGATAATATTGTCCATAAAAAAATGTGTATTTACCTGAGCCTCGTTTCTAGACCTATAATCGGCAATTTGGAATGTTTGGCTGCCTCCAGTAAATTTGAAATACAAATGGCCAAATGAATTATGAAGGTTCTTACATAATTTGTTGGCCTAACTAAAGGAGAAATTAAATGTTGGATATAGGCTAAAAGTTTTGTGCAACTTTTTTTTTCAGTGAGCTCACACTTTAATGGTCGATTTTTCCAGTAATAAAAGACATAATGCAGGTTATCCTAATTGAGAAGGCACCACACACCACATATACAACTGACTACTAGTTTAATTTTGACTCCAGTAAATACTCAATAACATGTGATGTAAGTTACATACACCTCCCAAGATGGCCATTTTGGAGAAGTATTCACACAACCGACATACATATCCTTTTGAAGTTATGCGTAAGTGATAATGCAATATTTTGTAGTTTATATGAACTTATATTTTGTCTTGCTTCCAAAATGGCTCAGGATTAAATCAAGCAAAAggttacatttttttttatcttagaatttcATGAAATTTAGTGAGATAATAAaaacattttgataaaaaaaaatcactttgaGTGCATTGTTGATATCTAGATTTTTCCAGTGAAGAATAAAACCTAAATTTCTGGAATGAACTAGACCTTCTGATTTTGGTCTGTGCAGGGTGAGAGAAAAATATCTGTGCTTGTTGGGATGACCTTAGTCTTCATGATTCATGTGTTTGGAGTCTATTGGCAGTACAGAAATGATGATCTTCTATACCCACTGATAATGCTGCCCCCCAAAGAAATACCACCATTTTGGCATGCCATATTTATCATTATGGTCAATGGTATCTGCAACACTGATTTCTATCTTCTTAATGTTACAATTTCCATgaaactctatttttttttttgcatactaCATACTAATTTACTGTCATATCTGATCAAATGTTCGACTTTCCATTTGCGTTAACATTGCTTCTGCTTTACAGTTTCCTTTAGTTCATGCAAATCTATTTCAGTTTTACATTTATTTTTGTTAAAGTTGTTATGGTTAATAGTTATTCAGTTATACTTTAGCTGCACATGGGTTATTTAGTTATTCGATATTATGTTTGAGCCTTAAATATACAGTATGATTGTTCTCTCTTAATGAACACTACAATATTTTTCCTCTCAATTTGGTGTCAC
Coding sequences within it:
- the LOC122014745 gene encoding E3 ubiquitin-protein ligase RNFT1-like; the encoded protein is MESSGGGLGPQRSRSASPSRRSSRRYHMQLAPSSFIRARLSDALEHLGVLRAAANHREEASLMASALRGRGSGRMIGESVVSSGSEGEVAIRIIGVGDQESLRAGASAGTGRDGDSGGPGAPSESISSLSRSQVGDERSGDEVGESASSASSSTASVTTAGSSADEAANATGGSSGDSVHQRYDIQQIARWTEQILPFSLLLLVVFIRQHLQGFFVTIWIAAVMFKSNDILRKQTALKGERKISVLVGMTLVFMIHVFGVYWQYRNDDLLYPLIMLPPKEIPPFWHAIFIIMVNDILVRQAAMILKCLLLIYYKNSRGHNYRKQGKLLTLVEYFLLLYRALLPTPVWYRFFLNKEYGSLFSSLTTGLYLTFKLTSVIEKIQSFFAALKALSRKVYYGSYATTDQVVAAGDLCAICQEKMHVPISLHCRHIFCEDCVSEWFERERTCPLCRALVKAAGLRSFADGSTGLFVQLF